ATAAATTCAGCAAGGATAAGCAGCAGAAAAGGACCTTGGAAGGAAATAAAAGTGGTAAAGATACCTTTTTCAACGAGTGTCCATACATGCTATGGTAATAAGAAGTTATAGCAGCCAAATGTGCCGCACTCCTTTCACTGAATATTTGCACAAAAGTCTTCTCATCGGTTCCCAGTCTCTTCTCCCCTGCTTTGTAGAGAACTTTTGTATCCTTCTCAGCCATCTCTCTATTTACCTCAGGGCCTTCATGACGTGGTGTGGTTACATATGCAAGCAAAATCTGAATCAAAGgtttttcacaaaatattttagtaacaCTTATTCTTTGAATATCTTGGAAGGAACTCAGATGTGATTAGCACTGAGATTAAGAGTGCGTttggatagaaaattttaactgtttatcagagaatttaaatttttttgatctaaaatttattgtttggatattttttttataaagaatttaaatttttagaattttaaaacagaattttaaataactaaaaatgtgaaattttaatttccttctaaaatatgagaaattgaaattcttttcttgATAGAAGAACCTTCTAAAACGTTTGTGTATTTCCTTTATAACCTTCATCCTCTCTTCCATCTGAAAGTTCTCGAAATCTCGTTCTCGAACTCGCGACTCTTCTCTCACGTTGATAATCCTCTTTTTCAAGAAACATCATTTGAACTCGCGTCGATGATCCTCTTCTTCAAGAAGCATCATCTACGTCGATCGGATGCGGGCGTAAGAGGACACGTAAAACTGCACCCCCAGTTAGGGGAGCAGCCGTCGCTGCCTATCACGCGGTGGAGATGCTCCCTGGTGCGAAGGGCCTGGGCCATACCTTGTGTCGTTGACTGAATGCTGTAGTCGGATATGGTGATGTACGTCATTGTGTCCCGGTTTTCCTACGACTCCCCATAATCGcattaatattcttctctttgaaaatACATCAACCatatcttctcttctctttacattcattttctttcacccccacacttttaatttttttatccaaacacaaaattttaaaaacaaaagaattttaattgaaatatttaaaattcttagaatttaaaatttttaccctcatccaaacacactctaaaagaAATGTGGTAGAATTTTTACATCCAACagatataaaaaacaaacaactgAACAAGGTTTCCCTCAAGAGACATAGGCAGTGAAACACACTTGCAAATTCGAATAAATGGATAGAGCAGAAAATCAGTCCACATCCAATCCATAGTTGATTTGAGATTGAAATCTTGCAACTACCAACAGGCATTCGATCCAAAATCATTCATCTATAAATTCGTAAGGGAGTAACTAGAGAGCCTTGCCTCAAATGATTGGGTAGAAGTGATTAAACTAGAAATTTGAAAGCAGAATGCAGCGACCAGAAGCAGTGGCTGTATAGGAAATATCCACCAAAGATTTCAGAAATATCCTAATATAACTTTGATGCACATGTGGAGTGTTATTGTAGTTTGAATTTCTTTTAGAATGAAGAACAAATAAAGACGGAGAAGAAAGACCTTTTTATGATCCCCGGAGGTGTTTGTTTCAAGATGAAGACCAAATTTAGAATGAGGATGATAGCATCGCGTCCAAAGAAGATAAGCGTTTGAGAAGGTCAGCGGAATACGTAGTTTTGTATTCTTGTTGGATGTAGGCACGCTGGGTGAGCAAGTATGTTGATGACAACATCCAAATCCTGTAATTGATTCATTTGAGTGCCAAAATAATACAAGAAAGTCTTACCTTTGAATGGCATCGTCTCTCGGGGAAGGAGCAAGTGTCGCCATCCAAACGGAACCACTCCTAAACCAACTTTTTTAGATCTCTTCACTTTATCCAAATCTTAACTTCATAATACCCGTCAATAATTGATTTACTTTCTTTGTTATTCGTGAATTTAGAATActattttttagattattttgtttcatgccaaactatttatttatttaattaatgtatttttcaatttcaattaaaatatttggttactaagtaagttattaaaaattaaaaatgataaggaAGATaagtaacataaaataaaatatctaaattgatggtatatttatttttaaataaatttttatatttttaagtatattaattatgtaaaatagaCGTTACTTGTTTGGTGAGTCAATTTCAATGTATATTAAAGTAGAAGGGCGAAAGTACGAGAGgggataattttttcaaatatggATGAAttgtaagattatttttataatgaaatcaTAAAAAGCTGGAcgattgtattatatttttatactaaatttataaaaattgaatgatttctacttttttttaaattttttttatacaaaatcgtAAGATAATTAATGACTTCAaagttatctattttttaattatttattttgaaattataaaatattatacgactttaaaattatcctttatttttatttttaagttaatttttaaccactctaaattaattttaatttataattttatttaatattttatttatatttttatatatcattttatttaatatatttctatatttttgtatattattttattgagaCAACTTTAAAGTCGTGAGATAGTAGGgttaatgtttattatttagttataatGTTAAAGTAaaacattatattaaatataaaaatataaatatattaaataaaataatatacaaaatataaaaaatattcaataaaaataatataaaaatattaaataaaattataaattaaaactaatttagaattgttaaaaataaatttaaaataaaaaatttagaacgtcttttgaaattatataatgttttaagactttaaataattaattaaaagaaaatgaagaattttAAAGTCGTGAATTATCTTAcggttttatataaaaattatataaaagaagtaaaaatggTTCTCTTTTTATGAtttcagtataaaaaaaatctaatatttaataatttgattatcAGAAGTCGTTGAAAAACCTTATAACTTATcgttatatttgaatattaattgaaaatttgcaCTTTTGTACTTTGGCCAAATAGAAGAAGAGATAAGGAAATGAAGAGAAGTTGGGATAAGGACAAGAAAGGCAACGGTTGGTTCAAGGGgtgaagtcatatttttcgcCGCATAGGAGGCACGTGTAGCATGAATAGAGGCACAGCTGTCTTCTGGAATGttttatatatgaatgaatgaatgtttTGGTCTGTCATTGATCTGATCTGTATTTGGCTATTATGGTTTTGAGGGGAAAGGAGGCTTCCACGTTGATTCTGCTCCTTCTCTTCCCCTTCCGCAAAGGGACTACCATGCGCTTCGCCTTCAAGACCAGGAGATGGAACCACTTTCACTGACTACCTTCTCTTTCCAACCTCTCCTGGTCACACCCTTTTTACCCACTCTTGGATTCCTCGCTCTCCTGTCACTTCCATCAGGTGACTTGTTCTTCTTATTCATGGACTTAACGAGCACAGGTTCTTTCTatttctcattctcttccttttcttcttttcttctcttctcttctcttctcttcaatATATTCTCCAACAGTGGCAGATATACTCATTTTGCAAATCACCTCAATGCTAATGGCTTCAGGGTTTACGGGATGGATTGGCTTGGTTAGTAAGCCTCATTTTTACCACCTCATTATTAACCTTTACTgccattataatttataaacaatctattttctattttcctaTAACTCTTCTTCCCCTGTTGtcactttattttccttcaaattcGCCATCCTGCATCCTTCAAATTTGCAGCATTACGCAATATTAAATTGATTCCTCCTTATTATTTATTACCACCCCATtctctaatatatataaattcttttggggatcttttttaaaatctttttctcAACTCTGTTCTTTTTACACCTAGGCCACGGTGGAAGTGATGGGTTACATGGTTATGTCCATTCTCTTGATGATGCTGTTTCTGATATGGTATGTTTCCAAACTGTGTTCTACAAAAGTTTCGACAATGTCTAGATTAATGCTGTTGTGACAGGCACAGTTGGTAGgactaatattttaagaattgaTTATCTGATTGATAAAGAATTTTCCCATTTTGATaaacagaaaatatttttggagAAGGTTCTGAATGAAAATCCTGGGCTTCCATGTTTCTGCTTTGGACACTCAACAGGAGCGGCCATTACTCTTAAGGTAAtgctttttttacaaaataactaGTAAACGGAAAAGCTGAACAAGTATTAATTGATTTCTATCTTCATTTTAGGCTCTGCTTGACCCAAAGGTTGAATCTCGCATAGCTGGTGCTGTATTGACATCACCAGCAGTTGGTGTTTCCCCTTCTCATCCAATTTTGCTGGTGAGCATACTCTTATGTAATGATTGCGTCCAGTTTATCTATCTGAATGATTGTAGAAGGTACCTGTTGTTGACATCTTCATTGTTTTCAGGTACTTGCTCCTATAGCTTCATTTTTGCTGCCAACGTATCAATGTAGTTCTGCATATAAGAAGGGATCGCCAGTGTCTAGAGACCCAGAGGCGCTAATTGCTAAATATTCTGATCCATTAGTATATACTGGACCTCTTAGAGTACGTACTGGTTATGAGATTCTCAAAATTACAAGCTACTTGCAGCAAAATCTGAGAAAATTGAGAGTTCCATTTTTTGTTCTCCATGGCACTGCTGATTCCGTAACTGATCCCGTTGCTtctcaaaaattatatgtagaaGCCTCCTCAACTGATAAAACTATGAAACTATACGATGGGTTCTTACATGACCTGCTCTTTGAACCCGAACGAGATGCTATCACACAGGATATAATTCAATGGCTGAACAGTAGAGTATGAATATAAGTCGTGGCGTCAGTGAAAATATCATGAAATTTTTCAACCATTTGAAAATTGAAGAAGCACCTTGTCTGGGTGGATAATATCTGCCTCTTTgtagaggaaagaaatttcaagCTGAAGCTACATAAATCGAGgcattcttttatcttcaaattcTAAGACCATATATCAGCTTCTTTTATAGTTAGGATCAGATTTATTACTCTTTTCTCCGATCCAGTAGTTATCCAAGGAGCGCAGTAAGTATTTACCTTCAATtaggttttttttcctttgtcaaCTTTGTCCATAGAAAGTATGTACCATTTTCTTTGTGATGATTACTAAGCCATCACTTATTTTAAGTTTAGCATTTGTGCCAACCAACAAGTGGGCCAGTGCTTGCTCTGTTTAAATTATAACAACAAAGTTTTATATCATTTGGCTCGGTTACATATCGAAGTTCTAAACATGTTATTTCttatgtgactttttttttaatatactatcTATTTCATTAGTGTCTCCCGTGGATTTTTCTGTAttgagttttagtttttttcccCGATGACTTCATAGTCggtcctttctttccttttttaagaaatttcatAGTCCGCGGTCTTAAGCagctttaattttgttaaaacttcGCAAGCCCATGCATTGCGAGGAGTGTCGTTGAGTGCCTTAGACTACGTTTGAATTGGTAGTAAAACATGAAGCGGAATGAATTAGAATATATTATAATAGAGCATAATAGATtggaatgaaataaataaaaatgccaCTCTATTGTTTGGATATTTCATAAtggaatggaaaaaaaataattcatttcatTGTTTGGGAAAAGAATGGAACGGAAAGAGCTATATTGTAATTCCTATactattcttatttattttatattttctttaaaaaatattttaaaaaaacaacattttgTAATGCTTGATCGGGAAAAGAAAatggagagaagaagaaaaaataagcaGTCGAATCTGTTTACCTCCTCTAATATTTGGAggcttctatcatttttttttactttcattaaaatttctccttttttttctctttgcttTTTGATCCAAATAAAGAGTCCTTACTTGTCACCCAAACAGATAACATTGTTTTAGATTAGGTTTTGATTAAATTTGGACGTGCCACTGCTATGTGTTGGTATTTTTACtgtttctcaaaataatttccAGGTTTCACCTTTCTTTTCTAACTGTCAGCGGGTTGTGTTTTTAAATCATGAAGCTTGGACGTGTAATGAGCATGCATGACTATTCAAGAAGTGGATATGGATGAGTACGTCGGAGTGATCGAGatgcaaaatatatatgtggttGCGCAATTGCTCTTCTTCCAGAtaacaaaaaattgaatcatTAACACTAAACATATATAATACCTTGGGTTGATACAAAAATGTCAAtagtgtaaaataaataaataaattacaaaatgatcTAAGAATTGTAGCCTCACACTTATTGTTGGGAATATTATTATACGATTGATTCACGGAATTCGCAATGCAATGAAGTTGTTGTTTCCAATTTTGAGCTAGCACTAGCAAAAGTAATCATCGTGATAGATACGTCCTTTTCCAATTTTCAGTTAATATTGTAGATTTTAAAGGGTTGTGATCGAATGAATTCGTGCATGTATTACTATTTAACCTTCCCTCTATCTCATCCGTCATCCCCCAGCTGAATAAGGCATGCCCTGCAAAGAATCTATTGCATGTGTTATCATAGTGTCGTCTCTTTAAACATGTGCGCCCCTCCATCTTCTGATTTTCATTCATTAGATATAGCTAGGGACCATATCCTCAATCTATCACTTCacctaaaaataaatacttaaaaacaGAATGTTGattgtattttcaatttctcCTCTAAggaataattttcaataatgatcagaagaatttaattttagcaATTTAACCGTTTGAAAGTTATAGATTGAGTCCACCCTCTTAATTTCCATAAACGCCATTTATATTTGGATAGGGTTCAATGCGCTGTAGCCTGTAAGTTAGATAACAATTACTTAGGAGCACATGTGATGTCTTTTCTTGTGTCCCTAATTGGGATTGCAGCACCTGAATATTGGCAACATGCAGGGTGGTGTCACCTAAACCATGGTCTTGTCTCGGGGGTTCTAGTTAGGGGCTTAAATTTCATCTGATTAATTTCATTGCCTCTTGTACAGACAAGATCATCTCATGTTCCACTTGGTGTGACAGCATAAGTTACACGAATAACTACTTCAATTCTTTCTGGATTTGCGTAAACATTGCATtcctataatatttaatataaggaGACTAGGAGAGAATCAGAGATCTATATAATGATTAACTGGTTTCACAAGGGGCAAAGGCTGAAATAGGAACATGGCTAATaacaatcttttaaaaaattaattgtaaacatgttgaaaaaaatgttttaacacATACCCAAATTAAATTAAGCTTGaacccaaatttaattttattttacgtaTAAGCTAGCTAGTCTCTAAATAAAATAGGATAGAAAAAGTTTCCCTTCTATTTTAATCACTTGTAGACTAGCGCAGCATTACTCACATGTAAAGTATACCACATTACACACGTGTATAACTAACatggcaatttttttaaaagatttgtcACATGACAAAAATTACCTCATGTTAGttaataaatagtttttgaaaCAGATTTGTGGTAATTATTTGCAATATTCTAATCCAATCAAAGagtagaatttaattttcagcAAGTAAAATCCCTTGACCTCTATTTCCCTTGATTGGTACAACAACCTTAAATGTTTGgtcaccttttttttattaaatatatttggaGGAAAGAAATGGTACTGTTCCCAATTCAAAGAATGCTAACTTATAGGACTCTCTAGGTTGcgcttattgtccttactaccCATAATCACAATTAAACATGAATCATGATCCATTTTGAATTGATCTATCATGAACTATGATTCATTTCCAACTTAAGAGATTATTTGATCACGAACAAAATTAGTTTGAGATGTGACATTATCACTAGTTATTCTTAAGAAATTAAGTATATGATGCGTAAGTCTCCTGTGATACAACAAGATAATCTATGAAATAATTGgagcaataaaattaatattctctTTAGTGTAAATAATTAACCGAAGAACTCCTAGAGAGAAAAGGCAAAGAGAAAAGATGTGGGAGAGAGTTCTCAAAATTCATTTCAAGTAAGGATATTTATAATgggaaaaaaatagagtttctaAGACTATATTAGACTGGGTCAAAATagactaattaaataaaatatctagtTTTTTTAGGATATATAAgcactaaattaattttaaaggattttctatatttaataaatagaaaatttaacCTTTTGAAATATCAAACAAGATATAGAACAATGTTTGGTTGGTTTTTGGAATAAACAGTGGAGATAAAAATATTGACTGAGGCAAACACAAAAAACTCTTTCTGTTTGAGTTTAGTTTCTATCTATACAAAAATTGTTAGATTGCCAACTAATAAAAACCATACTAGATATAACATTTaaggtataaaaaaataaggttaTTTGTTATGAAGTGCTTTTAGTGGGGGTTAATAAGCttcttttttgttattgatgtttttttctttccgtcaaatagttttttttttttttttacagcttTTCGTCAAATAGTTAAGCCTAGCTATGTGATTAGTTCCACCTAAGTCAGACTTCGGTTTCTCAGATAATGATGTTAATTACTTCAACAAAGTAATTAAGCATGAATTCAGTTTCATTTTCATGGTTCAATTTTATACTTGACACTGGCACTGCTTTTTGGAGGACTATAGAGCCCAATTTAAAGCAGCTTTTGACTGACGCGCTGGTTTTGATAAAGTTGACTCATTTTTAATGACTCGTTTTCTTttgactaaaatataattttcatctacaatttttttcaatccataattttattccatattaaataaattcaaaatacaatTTCTATATTGACATATCATTTAAGGTATCGTCAATGCTGAAAACTTAACGGTCAAAATATgactaaatttgatttttaaaattgataactaaatatctttatattttaatagtgGAAACAAAATTTACagattgaaaaaaacaaaggaaccaaaaattgaacttttagtctttccttttatcaatttgaaacattaaaaatgtaatatatttaggtttattaaaaaataaaattaataatttaataaatatttgaaaatgtgtgaaaattttgtaattaagaataaaaatgttgtaaatattattaaaagaaactAATTAGTGTTTGTGACAATATTTATTGATGAAATAAGAATTGTTCATAGTAACTATATTACATGTAATTACATAAGAGTAACTAATAGTTATTTGTtgtataaaaactaattaatagaagttatatataatttataagctTAACTTGTTAAAAGGAATTTGTTAATTAACGGGAAAAATTAATAAGGGAAAACTTACAAGGGAGAGAAATGTCAAGGTTCAAATCTTTCTCATTGGTCCCTagcaaaattaataaactaatatatatgtgttgataattttgtttaaatataattgttgttgttgtttaatttatttataagagaAGTTGAAAAGAATAGAAATTAATGTGAGTGTAAGTGATTGAGAGGgaaatgaagaattgaaatATTGAACTCAATATGATATATCAGAAAAAGATTAACTTAATTGAAAGTATTTGAGGTTCAGAAACTTTATAGGTTATAAATAGATAGTGATAGCATACATAATCCTGACAATTAAGTGATTTCATTGACTTCTTACAATATTGAAGTAAACTAGTCAATCTAAAAAGATGAAAGTGATAATTAATGAGAAACAATTACAAGAGGAGAGAGTGAATTACTGGGTGAGGGAGGAGACATTGGCGGCGgtagaagaggaggaggaagagttCTTATGGTTATGCATCCAAACTTTGAAGACTTGCCTACTCACCCCAACGCTTCGGCAAAACCTCTCTATCTCATCATCAAGATCCCTCCTCTGAAGCTTCCAACCAAGCTTCTCCGCAAACCCTAGCATCTTCTCCTTTTGATCTTCCGTGAACTTAGACCTGAACCGCTTCTTGCTGTTGCTGCCCCCATACTCCGTGGGAGGGCTTTCAGCCGCCGCCAGGTACTTCACTTTCCGGTGGAAGTTGCGGTGGCACCCGCACGCGGCGCATTGTAGTCCCCCCGCGCCGTCCACCGTGTACTCGCCGCACCCGTCCGTGGCGTAGCTTCCTAGGCTGGCTGCATGATTTCTCAAGCACTCTCGGTATACACTACTGTTCCTCTCGCCACCTGATCCTCCTTCcatttttattctctctctctctctctctctccaaataTATAACCAAACCAGGCCTACTCACTCACTCCTTTTCATTTTGCAATGACTACTATAGTCCTACTTGGATACAGACATACACATGCATTTCTATCTTATCTCAACAAACATACCCACACATCTACCTACTATTTCTAAGTAAACGCCCACATCCAAAATATCCCATGCATATATATAGATAATGTTTTCTATTCCAACACTTGCATAATCACCCAGAGTCATTTTATAAACTAGctagtatatatattataaattatatggtGGTCAAAATTACTcttcaacaaattaattaattagctgTATTTATCTTGCAATATGAAGGAAGGTGTGACTAAAACCCTAATTAAAGCTAGCTAACACACATGCATATACATTAATTActattatacatttaatttaattatccaACTGGGAAAATGAAAGTGAGGTGATGAGCAGTAATTTAGAGCCCCTACAAGGGACATGCGCGTCTATCCAACGAAATGAGGCAGGGGGGCCCTCAACACAACAGTATGGGCATTGCCCAATAATTCACTTTATTAAAGCCTTGGggaatttcataatttatttttcacacaGTCCACACCCCTCTTTTTGTACTCTCAAAAAAATCCTACTCTACGTACTGTATCTCGCTTCTCTTCTTCCTACTAAAATACTACCTAGTattaaataattccttatttgGTTACTGATCAggattaaagtattttttattattttcaatttattaataacatatGAATTATTTCATTAGAATTCCGTTAAGTACAAAAGAATATTTACGCCTAATATTatagagaagaaaatcaagagAAATAGGAGGGAGACAATATTAATCATATAGATTTACTTAGCAATAGTTGGATATCGATGGGCCTGATTGAGGAAGTGAGCTGTATAAGAATGGTGTGAGCATATACAAATATTAATCAGTGGGTGGGAAATTGAGAGGCTAAAGATGAATTTCACTTGATGTGTCGGAAAATAATAATGCTTGGTTCAGTATCTTTTGGGAACCATTTTGCTTTGCTTCCTTTTCTCCACTCAGTGTCCAGTCACTGTACTATGTGACCCTTCCTACAGTACCCCAATGCCCACAAAGCGAGAGAGCACTTTAATTAGCTGCAATGCCTTCCTCTGTTTCGCTTCTTTTGGTTAAGGCTGCAACCAAAAATATCGTAGCTTTCCTTAGGGACTAAAACTATAAGTATCAAAAAGTTTAGGAACAATAAATATAGTTTATCCTTATTAATAAGAATAAATTTAGGCCTTGCATTTCAATTGTCAGtctatatgatttttttttttttataaaatttatcagtCTATCTGATCTTTGAAATTTACATCACCAGTCcattttgtttgtaattaacATTATCAAACCGATAgttcagaaaaaa
This genomic interval from Glycine max cultivar Williams 82 chromosome 5, Glycine_max_v4.0, whole genome shotgun sequence contains the following:
- the LOC100816812 gene encoding annexin D5 isoform X2, which codes for MATLAPSPRDDAIQSVPTSNKNTKLRIPLTFSNAYLLWTRCYHPHSKFGLHLETNTSGDHKKILLAYVTTPRHEGPEVNREMAEKDTKVLYKAGEKRLGTDEKTFVQIFSERSAAHLAAITSYYHSMYGHSLKKAVKKETSGNFALALLTIVQCAENPAKYFAKVLRKAMKGLGTDDTKLIRVILTRAEIDLQYIKAEYLKK
- the LOC100816812 gene encoding annexin D5 isoform X1 — protein: MATLAPSPRDDAIQSVPTSNKNTKLRIPLTFSNAYLLWTRCYHPHSKFGLHLETNTSGDHKKPLLLVAAFCFQISSLITSTQSFEILLAYVTTPRHEGPEVNREMAEKDTKVLYKAGEKRLGTDEKTFVQIFSERSAAHLAAITSYYHSMYGHSLKKAVKKETSGNFALALLTIVQCAENPAKYFAKVLRKAMKGLGTDDTKLIRVILTRAEIDLQYIKAEYLKK
- the LOC102662934 gene encoding caffeoylshikimate esterase isoform X1, yielding MEPLSLTTFSFQPLLVTPFLPTLGFLALLSLPSGDLFFLFMDLTSTGHGGSDGLHGYVHSLDDAVSDMKIFLEKVLNENPGLPCFCFGHSTGAAITLKALLDPKVESRIAGAVLTSPAVGVSPSHPILLVLAPIASFLLPTYQCSSAYKKGSPVSRDPEALIAKYSDPLVYTGPLRVRTGYEILKITSYLQQNLRKLRVPFFVLHGTADSVTDPVASQKLYVEASSTDKTMKLYDGFLHDLLFEPERDAITQDIIQWLNSRV
- the LOC102662934 gene encoding caffeoylshikimate esterase isoform X2, whose translation is MDWLGHGGSDGLHGYVHSLDDAVSDMKIFLEKVLNENPGLPCFCFGHSTGAAITLKALLDPKVESRIAGAVLTSPAVGVSPSHPILLVLAPIASFLLPTYQCSSAYKKGSPVSRDPEALIAKYSDPLVYTGPLRVRTGYEILKITSYLQQNLRKLRVPFFVLHGTADSVTDPVASQKLYVEASSTDKTMKLYDGFLHDLLFEPERDAITQDIIQWLNSRV
- the LOC100815758 gene encoding zinc-finger homeodomain protein 8, which encodes MEGGSGGERNSSVYRECLRNHAASLGSYATDGCGEYTVDGAGGLQCAACGCHRNFHRKVKYLAAAESPPTEYGGSNSKKRFRSKFTEDQKEKMLGFAEKLGWKLQRRDLDDEIERFCRSVGVSRQVFKVWMHNHKNSSSSSSTAANVSSLTQ